From a single Sphaeramia orbicularis chromosome 4, fSphaOr1.1, whole genome shotgun sequence genomic region:
- the LOC115418539 gene encoding 5-hydroxytryptamine receptor 3E-like: MNTAGFFCFLMVHGLGWTLNCSSPTPDSLFQELQKDLFSKKLIRPVKNLRHSTNISLSITVVGILGVNEKQQSLTTFIWQILEWDIEGLSWDEQECGIRRISVPRDMLWSPDVHVVQFMEDSASPQTPFVYLDNSGRVFDDRPLRLVTSCRLEIYYFPFDVQNCSLTFGSYLHFATDITVSAGSSAADVLSESTDVIYTQGEWELVGISIAPSVLDLDVGSYSEITYFLTLRRSPALYVVNLLIPSGFLITVDLFSFLLPPTSVDRSSFKMTLILGYTVFLLIMNDLLPSTGNATPLISVFFSISLALMVASLLETVFITHLQLSSTSYRAVPHWLSVLVLHYLAVIVCFPPLKKSNRKTVSLHQASAGMKNTIHISVPGLQNISGDTLTVQQCQDPVLDELRKMNKHLGTIRLQMEKQLQSSRSSQDWQTMGVIIDRLLFGLYILFISVSFITIICIWTFSSSLAT, encoded by the exons ATGAACACTGCTGGGTTCTTCTGTTTTCTGATGGTTCACG GTTTGGGTTGGACCTTGAACTGTTCCAGTCCGACCCCAGATTCTTTGTTTCAGGAACTTCAGAAGGATTTATTTTCTAAAAAGTTAATCCGTCCTGTAAAAAACCTCCGACATTCAACTAATATAAGTTTGTCCATCACCGTGGTGGGGATTTTAGGAGTG aatgaGAAGCAGCAGTCACTGACTACATTCATATGGCAGATCCTG GAGTGGGACATTGAAGGCTTGAGCTGGGACGAGCAGGAATGTGGCATCAGAAGAATCTCCGTCCCACGGGACATGCTGTGGAGCCCAGACGTCCACGTGGTCCAGTT CATGGAGGACAGCGCATCTCCTCAAACCCCCTTCGTTTACTTGGACAACAGTGGGCGGGTCTTCGATGACAGACCCCTCAGACTGGTCACTTCCTGCCGATTAGAAATCTACTATTTCCCCTTCGATGTCCAGAACTGTTCTCTGACCTTTGGATCATATCTGCACTTTG CTACAGATATAACTGTGAGTGCTGGCAGTTCAGCTGCAGATGTTCTGAGTGAGTCCACAGACGTCATCTACACCCAAGGGGAGTGGGAGCTGGTAGGCATCAGCATCGCTCCATCTGTCCTGGACTTAGATGTGGGAAGTTACTCTGAGATCACATATTTT CTGACTTTGCGGCGCTCCCCGGCCCTGTACGTGGTCAACCTCCTGATCCCCAGTGGTTTCCTCATCACCGTGGACCTGTTCAGCTTCCTGCTTCCTCCCACCAGCGTGGACCGGTCGTCCTTTAAGATGACGCTCATCCTGGGTTACACTGTGTTCCTGCTCATCATGAACGACCTGCTGCCGTCCACTGGAAATGCCACGCCGCTCATCA GTGTTTTCTTCTCAATCAGTCTGGCTCTGATGGTGGCCAGTTTATTAGAGACAGTGTTCATCACTCACCTCCAGCTCAGCTCCACTTCCTACCGTGCAGTCCCTCATTGGCTCAGCGTCCTTGTGCTACACTATCTAGCTGTTATTGTTTGTTTCCctccactgaaaaaaagcaacCGAAAAACTGTATCCCTTCACCAAGCATCAGCAG GAATGAAGAACACCATCCACATCTCAGTTCCAGGCCTTCAGAACATCTCCGGTGACACATTAACAGTTCAACAGTGTCAGGACCCGGTTCTGGACGAGCTGAGGAAGATGAACAAACACCTGGGTACCATCCGCCTCCAGATGGAGAAACAGCTCCAGAGCTCCAGGAGCTCCCAGGACTGGCAGACCATGGGCGTCATCATCGACCGGCTGCTCTTCGGCCTCTACATCCTCTTCATTTCTGTCAGCTTCATCACCATCATATGCATCTGGACCTTCAGTTCCTCACTGGCTACATGA